One region of Aminobacterium colombiense DSM 12261 genomic DNA includes:
- the pfkA gene encoding 6-phosphofructokinase: MKRVAVLTSGGDAPGMNAAIRAVVRTAIYHHLEAVGVMRGFEGLIDGDFVPLNRASVGGIIHRGGTILKTARSERFKTEAGLDRALFQLKNAAIDGLVIIGGDGSFRGGQKLYEKGVSVIGVPGTIDNDVAGTDETIGFDTAVNTALEAVKKLRDTASSHDRLFIVEVMGREAGFIALEVAVASGAEYLVVPELPFSLGRLCDKLHDTRARGKTHSLIIVAEGAMSAATLRSELKDTAGYDARVTVLGYIQRGGSPTSFDAILASRMGAFAVESLLDGKKGMMVGTVAHQMSLCSLSDSWQVNKILSPEKLELVEKLSI; encoded by the coding sequence GTGAAAAGGGTTGCAGTGCTCACGAGCGGAGGAGACGCCCCAGGTATGAACGCAGCTATCCGGGCAGTGGTACGAACGGCCATTTATCACCATCTCGAGGCGGTAGGCGTTATGCGGGGGTTTGAAGGGCTGATCGATGGCGATTTCGTGCCTTTGAACAGGGCTTCTGTGGGGGGAATCATCCATAGGGGCGGTACGATTCTTAAGACAGCCCGAAGCGAACGGTTTAAAACAGAGGCTGGATTGGATCGGGCCCTGTTCCAGTTAAAGAATGCGGCAATTGACGGACTTGTCATTATTGGTGGAGACGGATCGTTCAGAGGGGGGCAGAAACTTTACGAAAAAGGGGTTTCTGTCATAGGAGTGCCCGGTACCATCGATAATGACGTGGCGGGCACAGATGAGACCATAGGCTTTGATACGGCCGTTAATACAGCTCTTGAAGCCGTTAAAAAGCTTCGTGATACGGCCAGCAGCCATGATCGGCTTTTTATTGTTGAAGTAATGGGACGGGAAGCGGGCTTTATTGCCCTTGAAGTGGCTGTTGCCAGCGGAGCTGAGTATCTTGTGGTGCCCGAACTGCCTTTCAGCCTGGGGCGCCTCTGCGACAAGCTTCACGATACGAGGGCCCGGGGCAAGACCCACTCCCTTATTATAGTAGCGGAAGGGGCCATGTCTGCGGCGACCCTTCGCAGTGAGCTTAAGGATACGGCAGGATACGATGCAAGGGTTACGGTTTTGGGATATATTCAGCGAGGGGGCAGCCCAACGTCCTTTGACGCCATTCTCGCCTCTCGTATGGGAGCCTTTGCTGTTGAATCCCTTCTTGATGGCAAAAAGGGGATGATGGTGGGGACTGTTGCCCATCAGATGAGTCTCTGTTCTCTCTCCGATTCATGGCAGGTTAACAAAATATTGAGTCCCGAAAAATTGGAACTCGTTGAGAAGCTGAGCATATAA
- a CDS encoding DUF4392 domain-containing protein: protein MKNLADLCSLVGADKGGRSASRLCKPLYLSKALNLLAGSSSVAIVTGFYIPSARAAETDGPSGAAVLGRALVWSGRSAVIFTDPLCSLVVEAASKAIDGPPVVAVSTAEEIMEYASFDVFIYIERLGKTSSGGYHNMRGEDITQWTAPLDDGIFLAQQKGIPVLAVGDGGNEAGMGLLFSELARLVPEYESSLSVTQADIALPVDVSNWGGYALTALLSLRESRWLGQSLQEEEDLLTAVFKAGAVDGVTKRREPSVDGFPLNEHLRLVNALRDWWQAAMSLREKKASDVSLS, encoded by the coding sequence ATGAAAAACCTCGCTGATCTTTGTTCCCTGGTGGGTGCTGACAAGGGTGGAAGGTCTGCGTCCAGATTATGTAAGCCTCTTTATCTGTCGAAAGCACTGAACCTGCTGGCGGGCTCTTCTTCTGTGGCTATTGTAACGGGGTTCTATATTCCTTCAGCCCGGGCGGCAGAAACCGATGGCCCTTCTGGCGCTGCTGTGCTGGGGCGGGCTCTTGTTTGGTCTGGCCGCTCTGCGGTGATTTTTACCGACCCCCTTTGCAGTTTGGTGGTGGAGGCGGCAAGCAAGGCCATAGATGGACCGCCGGTAGTTGCGGTTTCCACGGCCGAAGAAATAATGGAATATGCCTCTTTTGATGTCTTCATCTATATTGAGCGCCTTGGAAAAACTTCCTCTGGCGGCTATCACAATATGCGGGGAGAGGATATAACCCAATGGACAGCGCCCCTTGATGATGGGATATTTCTTGCTCAGCAGAAAGGAATTCCAGTCCTCGCCGTTGGCGATGGCGGAAATGAGGCGGGGATGGGACTTCTCTTTTCAGAGCTTGCCCGCCTTGTGCCAGAGTATGAAAGCTCTTTATCTGTAACCCAGGCAGACATAGCTTTGCCGGTGGATGTGTCAAATTGGGGAGGATATGCCTTGACAGCCCTTCTTTCTCTACGGGAGTCCCGATGGCTCGGGCAATCATTGCAAGAGGAAGAAGATCTCCTTACGGCGGTTTTTAAGGCAGGGGCTGTGGATGGCGTAACGAAAAGGAGGGAACCCTCTGTTGACGGATTCCCCCTTAATGAACATCTTCGGTTGGTAAATGCCTTACGCGACTGGTGGCAGGCTGCTATGAGTTTGAGAGAAAAGAAGGCTTCAGACGTTTCTCTATCATAG
- a CDS encoding peptidoglycan DD-metalloendopeptidase family protein, whose translation MKDSPANSNHSKSGRMGFMIVMLLMFSTAIFITVCASNRSAGVAWGNLQDDQENKDDNAQFPAGFVVIDMSGAVANDMDLTDETIGIGPLPEEEGLSDYGYGGEVLMASSESSDFATDDVDPEVDVIAPEEEKEVRVEKESAESADKAEGAEKAKVPEGTKEVSEVVLSEVKTKWEEYTVKAGETLIDIASRYNVTVEDITKANELKNPNRLTLNQKLLIPHSPDDVEIVLEEVRTRKARLAEKQRKVKPLEVTTYTVANGDSLWSISNTFSLEIDTLFGSNDLKDPNVLKPGKQLRIPNQDGIFYTVKKGDTLDSIVKKFQISIDKVKEINESRVDLAILKIGEELFLPEARPEVSAFGSSSGKGSSSKSGATYSRSFRWPVVGRINSPFGWRRHPITRRKSFHTGIDIKASRGYRIRAAKDGQVVYSGWMGGYGRVVVLSHGQGYSTLYAHCSSLSVKKGQRVSQGQVIGLVGTSGRATGPHLHFEVRKNNSPINPLKVLR comes from the coding sequence ATGAAGGATTCTCCAGCCAACAGCAACCACTCTAAGTCTGGCCGTATGGGCTTTATGATTGTTATGCTCCTTATGTTCAGTACGGCCATATTCATCACTGTCTGTGCCAGTAATCGTTCAGCGGGCGTGGCATGGGGAAATCTTCAGGATGACCAGGAAAACAAAGATGATAATGCGCAATTTCCGGCAGGTTTTGTTGTAATAGATATGTCTGGTGCCGTTGCCAATGATATGGATCTCACTGATGAAACCATAGGGATAGGTCCCCTTCCCGAGGAAGAAGGCCTTTCAGACTATGGTTATGGCGGTGAGGTTCTTATGGCCAGCAGTGAAAGTTCTGATTTTGCCACAGATGATGTAGATCCAGAAGTCGATGTCATTGCTCCTGAAGAGGAGAAAGAAGTTAGAGTAGAAAAAGAAAGTGCTGAAAGCGCAGATAAAGCAGAGGGCGCAGAAAAAGCAAAGGTGCCGGAAGGGACAAAAGAAGTCAGTGAGGTTGTCCTTTCTGAAGTCAAGACGAAATGGGAAGAGTATACGGTAAAAGCAGGAGAAACCCTTATAGATATCGCCTCCCGCTATAATGTTACGGTGGAGGATATCACCAAAGCAAACGAGTTGAAAAATCCCAATCGTTTGACGCTCAATCAGAAGCTTCTCATTCCTCATTCACCAGATGATGTGGAGATAGTTCTTGAAGAAGTGAGAACTCGAAAGGCCAGACTGGCAGAGAAACAGCGGAAAGTGAAACCACTGGAGGTGACCACATACACTGTGGCAAATGGGGATAGTCTCTGGTCTATTTCCAACACTTTCAGTCTGGAAATTGATACCCTTTTCGGAAGCAACGACCTAAAGGATCCCAACGTTTTAAAACCTGGAAAGCAGCTGAGGATTCCTAATCAGGATGGAATCTTCTATACTGTGAAAAAGGGAGACACCTTAGATTCCATAGTAAAGAAATTTCAGATTTCGATTGATAAGGTCAAAGAGATCAATGAATCTCGTGTGGATCTTGCGATATTGAAGATCGGTGAAGAGTTGTTTCTTCCCGAAGCCCGTCCAGAAGTTTCAGCCTTTGGTTCTTCTTCTGGCAAGGGATCCTCCTCAAAATCCGGCGCCACATATTCAAGATCTTTCAGATGGCCGGTGGTGGGGCGTATTAACAGTCCCTTCGGGTGGCGGCGTCATCCTATTACCCGCCGTAAAAGTTTTCATACGGGAATCGATATAAAAGCGTCCCGTGGATATCGCATAAGGGCAGCAAAGGATGGACAAGTCGTTTACTCCGGATGGATGGGCGGTTACGGACGTGTTGTGGTGTTAAGTCATGGCCAGGGCTATTCAACCCTTTATGCCCATTGTTCGAGTTTGAGCGTTAAAAAAGGCCAGCGGGTCAGCCAGGGACAGGTGATTGGTCTCGTGGGCACTTCGGGACGGGCTACAGGGCCCCATCTTCACTTTGAAGTGCGAAAAAATAACAGCCCGATAAATCCCTTAAAGGTGCTTCGATAG
- a CDS encoding CTP synthase, translating into MTKFIFVTGGVVSSLGKGITAASLGVLLKKRGFRVSIIKLDPYLNVDAGTMNPFQHGEVFVTDDGAETDLDLGHYERFIDESLSADNNVTTGKIYSTVISKERHGCYLGGTVQVIPHITNEIQDRILKAADDNDIVIAEIGGTVGDIEGQPFLEAIRQMATRVGRQNVLYCHVTLVPYLEAARELKTKPTQHSVQELRRIGILPDIIICRSHYPICDEMKEKIALFCNVPKEAVIEALDEPTIYQVPLSLQAQEFDRLVMRLLSFTSTLEPNLDDWKQVVKTFCDPEGEVEIAMVGKYINHKDAYLSVVESLNHAGIQNKVRVRIRAVEAEEIEEKGAEKVLSGVHGVIVPGGFGARGIEGKIEAARYARERRIPYLGLCLGMQVAVVDFARNVCGIKDASSAEIDESAEHQVIHLMEEQRELDEMGGTMRLGAYPCTLVKNTRSYEAYNVEVVNERHRHRYEFNNAYRQKMEKAGLKIAGVYKEKDLVEIVEIQDHPWFVGVQFHPEFRSRPVKPHPLFVGFIRAAVDLAKE; encoded by the coding sequence ATGACAAAGTTTATTTTTGTGACAGGCGGCGTAGTTTCTTCTCTCGGAAAAGGTATTACTGCGGCGTCTTTAGGGGTGTTGTTGAAGAAGAGAGGGTTTAGAGTTTCCATTATTAAACTTGATCCCTATTTGAATGTTGACGCTGGTACAATGAATCCTTTTCAGCACGGAGAGGTTTTTGTTACTGACGATGGGGCTGAAACAGATCTGGACCTCGGCCATTATGAGCGTTTCATAGACGAGTCCCTTTCTGCCGATAACAACGTAACTACGGGAAAGATCTATTCAACAGTCATATCAAAGGAGCGCCACGGCTGTTATCTCGGAGGGACAGTGCAGGTTATTCCCCACATAACAAACGAAATTCAGGATCGAATCCTTAAAGCCGCGGATGACAACGATATAGTTATTGCCGAGATTGGGGGAACTGTGGGGGATATCGAGGGGCAGCCCTTTCTTGAGGCCATTCGCCAGATGGCGACACGTGTTGGACGACAAAATGTTCTGTATTGCCATGTGACCCTTGTTCCCTATCTTGAAGCAGCCAGGGAACTTAAGACCAAACCCACCCAGCATAGTGTGCAGGAACTGAGGCGAATCGGTATTCTTCCCGATATTATAATTTGCCGTTCACACTATCCTATATGTGACGAAATGAAAGAAAAAATCGCACTCTTCTGCAACGTTCCGAAGGAGGCAGTTATCGAAGCTCTTGATGAGCCTACAATTTACCAGGTGCCCCTGAGCCTACAGGCCCAGGAATTCGATCGCCTTGTTATGAGATTGCTCTCCTTTACCAGTACTCTTGAACCCAACCTTGACGATTGGAAGCAAGTTGTAAAAACCTTCTGTGATCCGGAAGGCGAAGTGGAAATAGCTATGGTGGGCAAGTACATTAATCATAAAGATGCCTACTTGAGCGTAGTGGAATCTCTCAACCATGCTGGCATTCAAAACAAGGTGCGGGTTCGAATTCGAGCGGTAGAGGCTGAAGAAATTGAAGAAAAAGGAGCCGAAAAAGTACTGTCAGGAGTCCATGGAGTGATTGTCCCAGGGGGCTTCGGCGCACGGGGCATAGAAGGCAAGATAGAAGCGGCACGTTACGCAAGGGAAAGGCGCATTCCCTATTTGGGGCTTTGCCTTGGCATGCAGGTAGCAGTTGTCGACTTTGCCCGGAATGTCTGCGGCATAAAAGATGCAAGCAGCGCTGAAATAGATGAGTCGGCTGAGCATCAGGTGATCCATCTTATGGAAGAACAGCGCGAGCTGGATGAGATGGGGGGAACCATGCGCCTGGGAGCCTACCCCTGTACCCTTGTTAAAAACACACGTTCTTATGAAGCCTATAATGTAGAGGTAGTAAATGAACGACATCGCCATCGCTACGAATTTAATAACGCCTACCGCCAGAAAATGGAAAAGGCAGGCCTTAAAATAGCGGGAGTATATAAAGAAAAAGATCTTGTAGAGATCGTTGAAATACAAGATCACCCATGGTTTGTGGGGGTGCAGTTTCATCCGGAGTTTCGGTCTAGACCGGTTAAACCCCATCCCCTTTTTGTTGGGTTTATTCGGGCGGCTGTGGATTTGGCGAAAGAATAA
- a CDS encoding ECF transporter S component has translation MKKRSQASSVSFGAVMAAIVAVATLISIPMPGFRLYFNMGEGVIYTIALIFGPRYGALCGGLGASIADLILGYPLWAPFTLVIKGLEGYVAGKLRNKNKTLAIAAGASVMITGYTTMAAILYGAKAAPVELATDLLQTGIGAIVALVLSPMIEKRLKPSFLSNS, from the coding sequence ATGAAAAAAAGATCTCAGGCATCAAGTGTTTCTTTTGGAGCTGTAATGGCCGCCATAGTAGCTGTGGCAACCCTCATAAGTATTCCCATGCCAGGATTCAGGCTCTATTTTAACATGGGAGAAGGAGTGATCTACACTATTGCTCTCATTTTCGGCCCTCGATATGGCGCATTATGCGGGGGTCTTGGCGCTTCTATTGCAGATCTCATTTTAGGCTATCCTCTGTGGGCCCCCTTTACCCTTGTTATTAAGGGACTGGAAGGTTATGTCGCGGGAAAGCTTCGCAACAAGAATAAGACTCTTGCCATCGCAGCCGGCGCCTCCGTTATGATCACAGGGTACACCACCATGGCCGCCATTCTCTATGGCGCAAAGGCCGCCCCAGTGGAGCTGGCCACCGATCTTCTGCAGACAGGCATAGGCGCCATCGTTGCGTTGGTGTTGTCGCCTATGATAGAGAAACGTCTGAAGCCTTCTTTTCTCTCAAACTCATAG
- a CDS encoding LPS-assembly protein LptD produces MERIARGSAVGIAFILALAVIMAKGICWAAQPSEVFLEAETVAYNEKGSLATAEGNALLRYGAIRIYADSIDFDIASQEALAKALPGKSVSIISGTQKLYGESLFYHLPTEEGVLEGAKGEMPAGVGQLFVRGEKLEFAPTEKAAEKGWISSKSARRIKEKVTIGKWSDIELTTCPEKNPHYRVVTKKLTIIPGKSIVAKKPKVYIGKSYLFTYPFDYVVSLNKLESELMPSIVYDSDKGVGLGYSGPIVWEDGGAHVGAVFWTKNNMEWTVSAHQNLDFLGLDNASFFGDLEYSWEETTDEETFRPSWGVKGSWNGWSAKVWWSQREALNIEKGGGEIYKNLLYREPEIYIYSPSWPLMSWVNTKWRLVGTYGSYEERRGRRTLEADRSGLGIIVSGVGNPAPIRPFWTSSYWHYSYDGGDDEQKIAWLSLGAGYKLGFLDMRTAYRRRWVDGRSPMRWDNYGELEELYQQFAFPIGRDLSLTVRGAYNIRTEKWFERAYILTYDTSDCLKWQLFYRDDLSRTNDDWVSMKLIINAFPDKPMALGDKNLSNPFPF; encoded by the coding sequence GTGGAGAGAATAGCTCGTGGCAGTGCAGTCGGAATAGCATTCATACTGGCCCTCGCTGTTATTATGGCAAAAGGTATCTGCTGGGCTGCACAGCCTTCAGAAGTGTTTCTGGAAGCAGAAACAGTTGCCTACAATGAAAAGGGATCCCTGGCCACCGCTGAAGGGAACGCCTTGCTTCGTTATGGAGCCATTAGAATATATGCCGATTCCATAGATTTTGATATTGCGTCTCAGGAGGCACTGGCGAAAGCGTTGCCTGGCAAAAGCGTCTCTATTATTTCTGGGACACAGAAGCTGTACGGTGAAAGTCTTTTCTACCACCTTCCAACAGAAGAAGGCGTTCTGGAAGGTGCAAAAGGAGAGATGCCGGCAGGTGTGGGGCAATTGTTTGTGCGGGGGGAAAAGCTGGAGTTCGCCCCTACAGAAAAGGCTGCTGAAAAAGGTTGGATCAGCAGCAAGTCAGCCCGCCGAATAAAAGAAAAGGTCACCATTGGAAAATGGAGCGACATCGAGCTGACCACGTGCCCTGAGAAAAATCCCCACTACCGTGTTGTCACAAAAAAACTGACCATTATACCGGGTAAAAGCATTGTAGCTAAAAAACCAAAGGTTTATATAGGAAAATCATATCTTTTTACCTATCCTTTTGACTATGTGGTTAGTCTGAATAAACTTGAATCTGAACTTATGCCCTCTATAGTTTATGATTCAGATAAAGGCGTGGGGTTGGGTTATAGCGGCCCCATTGTCTGGGAAGATGGCGGCGCCCATGTGGGGGCTGTCTTCTGGACGAAAAATAATATGGAATGGACAGTTTCAGCCCATCAGAATCTTGATTTTTTAGGCTTGGATAACGCTTCCTTCTTCGGTGATCTTGAATATTCCTGGGAAGAAACTACCGATGAAGAGACATTCAGGCCTTCCTGGGGGGTAAAAGGCAGCTGGAACGGCTGGTCGGCTAAGGTCTGGTGGTCTCAGCGGGAGGCTCTTAATATAGAAAAGGGCGGCGGTGAAATCTATAAGAACCTTCTTTACCGCGAGCCGGAGATCTATATTTACAGCCCGTCATGGCCACTGATGTCGTGGGTCAACACCAAATGGCGGCTGGTTGGCACCTACGGAAGCTATGAAGAGAGGCGGGGACGTCGAACTCTTGAAGCGGATCGCAGCGGGCTGGGAATAATTGTTTCGGGAGTCGGGAATCCGGCACCAATACGCCCCTTCTGGACCTCAAGTTACTGGCATTATAGTTATGATGGCGGCGACGATGAGCAGAAGATTGCATGGTTATCTCTGGGAGCCGGATACAAACTGGGCTTTTTAGATATGAGGACGGCGTACCGCAGACGGTGGGTAGATGGTAGATCCCCGATGAGATGGGATAACTATGGCGAATTGGAAGAGCTTTATCAGCAATTTGCTTTCCCTATAGGAAGAGACCTCTCTCTTACTGTACGCGGCGCTTATAATATACGCACCGAGAAATGGTTTGAACGTGCCTACATCTTGACATATGACACGAGTGACTGCCTGAAATGGCAGCTTTTTTACCGGGACGACCTGAGTCGGACAAATGACGACTGGGTAAGTATGAAGCTGATCATTAATGCTTTTCCTGACAAGCCCATGGCACTAGGAGATAAAAATCTTTCCAATCCCTTCCCATTTTAG
- the fsa gene encoding fructose-6-phosphate aldolase, whose translation MQFFLDTANLDELRQAAAWGVISGATTNPSLVAKEGAVDFHQLIRTITGIVEGPVSAEVIATDTEGMIREGLQLAALSPHVVVKIPMTPQGMGAAKALSKEKVSTNVTLVFSPQQALLAAAAGATYVSPFVGRLDDIGEEGCGLLRNIADVFHIHSIATKIIAASVRHPAHVLEAALAGAHIVTVPFKVMKQMFNHPLTEKGLQQFILDWEGYRKSHDR comes from the coding sequence GTGCAATTTTTCCTTGATACGGCTAATCTTGATGAGTTAAGACAGGCTGCTGCCTGGGGAGTTATATCAGGAGCGACAACAAACCCTTCTCTTGTAGCCAAAGAGGGGGCTGTGGATTTTCATCAGCTGATCCGGACAATTACAGGTATTGTGGAAGGTCCTGTCAGCGCGGAGGTTATAGCAACAGATACGGAAGGTATGATTCGAGAAGGGCTTCAGTTGGCTGCACTCTCGCCTCACGTTGTAGTGAAGATTCCAATGACGCCACAAGGTATGGGAGCTGCTAAGGCGCTTTCAAAAGAAAAGGTTTCTACTAACGTGACCCTGGTGTTTTCACCTCAGCAGGCCCTGCTTGCCGCCGCTGCCGGGGCAACATACGTGAGTCCCTTTGTCGGACGACTTGACGATATCGGCGAAGAGGGTTGCGGTCTTCTTCGAAATATCGCAGATGTGTTTCATATACATTCCATTGCAACAAAAATTATAGCAGCCAGCGTTCGCCATCCAGCCCATGTGCTGGAGGCCGCCCTTGCTGGCGCTCATATTGTGACGGTGCCTTTCAAAGTTATGAAGCAGATGTTCAATCATCCATTAACAGAAAAAGGCTTGCAGCAATTTATTTTAGACTGGGAGGGGTATCGGAAAAGCCATGACAGATAA
- the rho gene encoding transcription termination factor Rho: MNETEAEAETEVTETKTVPKPRYNFAKLSSQLITELRKIAKDIGVTGFSNLRKDDLIISILTTQAEQLNYRFGGGTLEILNEGYGFLRPKGLLPSDHDIYVSASQIRRFGLRNGDVIWGMVRPPKDQEHYEALLRVEMVNFADPEAARKRPHFGTLTPIFPDSRLTLETDPDEISTRLIDLFAPIGKGQRALLVSPPKAGKTTVLKKIANAVTVNHPDIILMVLLIDERPEEVTDMARSVDGEIIASTFDRPAEEHLRVANLALEKAKRLVETGKDVVLLLDSITRLARASNLVVPPSGRTLSGGMDPAALYFPKRFFGAARNIEEGGSLTVIGTALVDTGSRMDDVIYEEFKGTGNMELHLSRKLAEQRIFPAVDITKSGTRREELLMGEEDLGRIWLLRRRMVNVDEAGALSLIIDKLKKSPTNRDFLLTIKMA, from the coding sequence ATGAACGAAACAGAAGCAGAGGCGGAGACCGAAGTGACTGAAACCAAGACAGTCCCGAAACCGAGATATAATTTTGCAAAGCTCTCTTCACAGCTCATAACTGAACTTCGTAAGATAGCAAAAGATATAGGAGTAACCGGCTTCTCTAATCTTCGCAAAGATGATCTCATCATTTCTATACTTACAACACAGGCAGAACAGCTGAATTATCGCTTTGGCGGTGGAACCCTTGAGATATTGAACGAGGGTTACGGTTTTTTGCGGCCAAAGGGATTGTTGCCCAGCGATCACGACATATATGTTTCTGCTTCCCAGATTCGGCGTTTTGGACTTCGCAACGGCGATGTCATCTGGGGAATGGTGAGGCCTCCAAAGGATCAGGAACATTATGAGGCCCTCTTACGGGTAGAAATGGTGAATTTTGCCGATCCTGAAGCCGCACGGAAGAGGCCCCATTTCGGAACCTTAACCCCCATATTCCCCGATTCCAGATTGACGCTAGAGACAGACCCTGACGAAATCTCTACTCGACTGATAGATCTTTTTGCTCCTATAGGAAAGGGGCAGCGTGCCCTTTTGGTTTCTCCCCCCAAGGCAGGGAAAACCACGGTTTTGAAAAAGATAGCTAATGCGGTGACCGTCAACCACCCCGATATCATACTCATGGTGCTGCTTATTGATGAACGCCCTGAAGAAGTTACGGATATGGCCAGATCTGTGGATGGAGAAATAATCGCATCCACCTTTGACCGTCCTGCTGAAGAGCACCTTCGCGTAGCTAATCTCGCCCTTGAAAAAGCGAAAAGGCTTGTGGAGACAGGCAAGGATGTAGTGCTCCTTTTAGACTCCATTACCCGTCTGGCAAGAGCTTCAAACCTGGTTGTTCCTCCTTCTGGGAGAACACTGTCAGGCGGTATGGATCCCGCGGCCCTCTATTTTCCCAAACGATTTTTTGGCGCGGCCAGAAATATAGAAGAGGGCGGGAGTCTCACAGTTATAGGAACAGCTCTCGTGGATACGGGAAGCAGAATGGACGATGTCATTTATGAAGAGTTTAAAGGTACAGGCAACATGGAGCTTCATCTTTCACGAAAACTTGCGGAACAGAGAATATTCCCCGCTGTTGACATTACCAAGTCTGGAACACGCCGGGAAGAGCTGCTTATGGGTGAGGAAGACCTGGGCAGAATCTGGCTTTTACGGCGCAGAATGGTGAATGTGGACGAAGCGGGAGCCTTATCCCTTATCATAGACAAACTGAAGAAATCGCCAACAAACCGAGATTTCTTGTTGACCATTAAGATGGCGTAG
- a CDS encoding D-alanine--D-alanine ligase family protein, with protein sequence MDKKLNVAVLYGGDGPEREVSLKSGAAVVSALEEAGFKVVPFDITDLGQLSDLRKTGHIDSVFIALHGSWGEDGRVQSALDALRLPYSGSGSLACCLSMDKAATKGLLNLFGVPTPEGVLVLKGSSFSLEKARHFAERHHSVVVKPCNGGSTLGVTVVHNSQGLSDAFNEAWKYDSRCVIEKYIDGVDLAVTVWKQKGYLEALPEVMICPEKGFYDYDSKYTPGKTRYIVPAPFDPSIRSDIHQMACRAFEALSCEGYARVDFRVEEKGTPWVLEVNTAPGMTGTSLTPKAAAAAGYDFPAFLSHVVCLSLEKKSACR encoded by the coding sequence GTGGATAAAAAGTTGAATGTTGCGGTATTGTATGGCGGGGATGGGCCGGAAAGGGAGGTTTCTCTCAAGAGCGGTGCAGCTGTGGTTTCTGCTTTGGAAGAAGCGGGATTTAAAGTTGTCCCCTTTGACATAACAGATTTGGGTCAACTGTCGGATTTAAGAAAAACAGGTCATATTGATAGTGTTTTTATCGCTCTCCATGGAAGCTGGGGGGAGGATGGCCGAGTGCAGTCAGCACTTGATGCGCTGAGGTTGCCCTACTCCGGGTCAGGGTCTCTTGCCTGTTGCCTCTCTATGGACAAGGCTGCTACGAAGGGGTTGTTGAATCTTTTTGGGGTTCCTACTCCAGAAGGGGTTCTTGTTCTTAAAGGGTCGTCCTTTTCTCTTGAGAAGGCGCGGCATTTTGCGGAAAGGCACCACTCAGTCGTTGTGAAGCCTTGCAATGGTGGAAGTACCCTGGGAGTAACAGTTGTTCATAACAGCCAGGGGCTTTCTGATGCTTTTAACGAGGCCTGGAAATATGATAGTCGATGCGTCATTGAAAAATATATTGATGGGGTGGATCTGGCTGTTACTGTCTGGAAACAGAAAGGGTATCTGGAAGCTTTGCCTGAAGTAATGATTTGCCCGGAAAAAGGGTTTTATGATTACGATTCAAAATACACGCCGGGAAAGACTCGCTATATAGTACCGGCGCCCTTTGATCCTTCAATACGTTCAGATATCCATCAGATGGCCTGCCGTGCCTTTGAAGCTCTTAGTTGCGAAGGATACGCACGTGTGGATTTTAGAGTTGAAGAAAAGGGCACTCCCTGGGTTCTGGAGGTTAATACTGCTCCAGGAATGACAGGAACAAGCCTGACCCCTAAAGCTGCAGCGGCGGCAGGTTATGATTTTCCAGCTTTTCT